A genomic region of Botrytis cinerea B05.10 chromosome 9, complete sequence contains the following coding sequences:
- the Bcutp7 gene encoding Bcutp7: MADIMELTDNSPSNGAVPIKRARTELATTESESQSQLRRRKEANKAYGRGGKIPIHSIKDKKLRGNLKKLEARNKTAILRAKDAEILLENEDGFLEPENELERTYKVRQDEIKQSVPLETAKKGFELKLDQLGPYVCDYTRNGKDLLLAGRKGHVATMDWREGKLGCELQLGETVRDAKWLHNNQLFAVAQKKYVYIYDGAGVELHCLKKHIEVTNMEFLPYHYLLATVGNAGHLKYQDISTGQMVMEMPTKLGSPTSLTQNPRNAILHMGHQNGTVTLWSPNSTTPLVKLLAHRGPVRSLAVDREGRYMVSTGQDMKMSVWDVRMFKEVNSYFTRQPASSVAISDRGLTAVGWGTQVSIWRGLFSKSSLEQEKIQSPYMAWGGEGNRIERVRWCPFEDVLGTSHDSGFSSILVPGAGEANFDALEVNPFETTKQRQEAEVKSLLNKLQPEMISLDPNYIGNLDLRSDEQRKAEKDLDKKPEDPMAKIKNRGRGKNSSLRKYLRKKSSRGIIDDQRDRIEELRKSQMQREKNRLKSTEEELGPALGRFAKKSA; this comes from the exons ATGGCAGATATAATGGAGTTGACAGATAATTCCCCTTCGAATGGAGCGGTACCTATCAAACGAGCTAGAACAGAGCTGGCCACCACAGAATCAGAGTCGCAGTCGCAATTACGCCGTCGCAAGGAAGCAAATAAAGCATATGGCAGAGGAGGAAAGATCCCCATACATTCAATCAAGGATAAAAAGCTTAGAGGGAATCTTAAGAAGCTCGAGGCACGAAACAAAACGGCGATACTTAGAGCAAAAGATGCCGAGATTTTACTTGAGAACGAAGACGGTTTCTTAGAACCGGAAAATGAATTGGAACGAACATACAAGGTCCGACAGGATGAGATTAAACAGAGTGTACCTCTCGAGACTGCAAAGAAAGGATTCGAGCTTAAGTTGGATCAATTAGGACCATATGTGTGCGACTATACAAGAAACGGAAAGGACCTCTTATTGGCTGGTAGGAAAGGTCATGTCGCGACAATGGACTGGAGGGAAGGAAAATTGGGATGTGAATTACAACTTGGAGAAACTGTCAGAGATGCAAAATGGTTACACAACAACCAGCTGTTTGCAGTTGCGCAAAAGAAATATGTTTACATATATGATGGAGCAGGTGTTGAGCTGCACTGTTTGAAGAAACATATCGAGGTTACGAATATGGAATTCCTTCCTTACCACTACCTTTTGGCTACTGTG GGAAATGCTGGACACTTAAAATATCAAGACATCTCAACCGGTCAAATGGTTATGGAAATGCCCACGAAATTGGGATCGCCTACCTCTCTTACTCAGAACCCTCGAAATGCAATCCTTCATATGGGTCATCAAAACGGAACAGTCACCTTATGGTCGCCTAATTCTACTACGCCGCTAGTCAAATTATTGGCACATCGTGGTCCAGTACGATCATTAGCTGTAGATAGAGAGGGTAGATACATGGTTTCTACTGGACAAGACATGAAGATGTCTGTCTGGGATGTTCGAATGTTCAAAGAAGTCAATAGTTATTTTACACGACAGCCAGCTTCGTCAGTTGCTATTTCTGACCGAGGATTAACAGCTGTCGGATGGGGCACTCAAGTTTCTATCTGGCGGGGTCTTTTCTCCAAAAGCTCTCTAGAACAGGAGAAAATACAAAGTCCGTACATGGCATGGGGTGGCGAGGGCAATCGAATTGAGCGTGTACGTTGGTGTCCATTTGAGGATGTGTTGGGAACTTCGCACGATTCCGGGTTCTCGTCGATATTGGTTCCAGGTGCTGGAGAAGCCAACTTCGATGCTCTGGAGGTTAATCCATTCGAGACCACTAAGCAACGACAAGAGGCTGAAGTGAAATCGTTGCTCAATAAGCTCCAACCAGAAATGATCTCATTGGACCCCAATTACATTGGTAATCTTGACCTGAGATCTGATGAGCAGAGGAAGGCCGAGAAAGATTTAGACAAAAAGCCAGAAGATCCAATGGCTAAGATTAAGAACAGGGGTAGAGGTAAGAACAGTAGTTTGAGAAAGTACCtaagaaagaagagttcTAGAGGTATTATAGATGATCAGAGGGACAGAATCgaagaattgagaaagagtCAGATGCAAAGGGAGAAGAACAGGCTAAAATCTACCGAGGAGGAACTTGGGCCAGCACTCGGTCGCTTCGCGAAGAAAAGTGCTTAG
- the Bcpio1 gene encoding Bcpio1, producing MSHSHEGGPTHSHDHPAGDHGHTHEILDGPGSYMGREMPIIEGRNWSERAFTVGIGGPVGSGKTALMLALCNALREKYSIAAVTNDIFTREDAEFLTKHKALPASRIRAIETGGCPHAAVREDISANLAALEDLHREFTSDILLIESGGDNLAANYSRELADYIIYVIDVSGGDKIPRKGGPGITQSDLLVVNKTDLAEAVGADLDVMDRDARKMREGGPTVFAQVKGGVGMEHIIGLIESAWKGSGAERVSKERGGPKATEGLEQLK from the exons ATGTCTCATTCTCACGAAGGAGGTCCAACCCACTCTCACGATCACCCAGCTGGTGACCATGGACATACTCATGAGATTCTCGATGGGCCTGGTAGTTACATGGGCAGGGAAATGCCAATCATAGAGGGCAGAAATTGGTCTGAGAGAGCCTTTACCGTTGGTATTGGAGG ACCTGTAGGTTCCGGCAAAACGGCATTGATGCTGGCACTCTGCAATGCCCTGAGAGAGAAATACTCAATCGCAGCCGTTACCAATGATATCTTTACCCGAGAAGACGCTGAGTTCCTCACTAAACACAAAGCTCTGCCTGCATCTCGTATCCGTGCCATCGAAACCGGTGGATGCCCTCATGCAGCTGTGCGTGAAGATATCTCGGCCAACCTTGCTGCTCTTGAAGATTTGCACCGCGAATTCACTTCCGACATATTACTTATCGAATCGGGAGGTGATAACTTGGCCGCTAACTACTCCAGAGAGTTGGCGGATTACATCATCTACGTCATTGATGTTAGTGGAGGTGACAAGATTCCCAGGAAAGGAGGCCCGGGAATCACTCAGAGCGATCTTTTAGTGGTGAACAAGACAGACTTGGCCGAAGCCGTGGGTGCAGATTTGGATGTTATGGATAGGGATGCGAGAAAGATGAGAGAAGGAGGCCCAACTGTCTTTGCCCAGGTCAAGGGAGGAGTCGGAATGGAACACATCATTGGTTTAATTGAGAGCGCATGGAAGGGCAGCGGAGCGGAGAGGGTCAGCAAAGAACGAGGTGGCCCAAAAGCGACAGAGGGTTTGGAGCAACTAAAGTAA